From the Eubacterium sp. 1001713B170207_170306_E7 genome, the window ACTGCTATGAATTGTTTTGACCAAAACGATAAACTGCTTGTTATTTCAGGCGGTACTTTTGGAGAACGTTTTGAAGATATTTGCCGAATTCATTTTTTTAATTACGAGGTGTTAAAAATTGAGTTTGGTCAAACACTTACGCAGGAAATGTTAATCCCCTTTGAAGATAAAGGCTTTACAGGGTTATTAGTAAATCTGCATGAAACCTCAACCGGCCAGTTATATGATATTGAAATGCTCTCTGAATTTTGTCAGAGGAATCAATTATTTTTAGTTGTTGACGCAATCACCGTGTTTTTATGTGATCCTTATAATATGGATAGATATCACATTGATGCAACCATTATCAGTTCACAGAAAGGTTTGTGCTTATCGCCAGGGCTGTCAATGGTCATTTTAAGTAAGCGGATGGTGGAAAAAGTATATCAATCAAAGGTAAGCTCATTATATTTTGATTTTAGAGATTATATAAAAAATATGGAAAGAGGACAAACTCCTTTTACGCCCTGTGTAGGGATACTTTATGAGTTGAATGATATGCTCAAAAAAATTGATCAGGAAAGTATTGAGAGACATCTCAACCGGGTAAGGGCGCTCTGTGAAAATTTCAGAGAGAGTATCAAGAATCTACCTATTTCCATTCCTGATTATCCATTATCAAATGGTATGACACCAATTATATTTGAAAAACCCATAGCAAAAGAACTTTTTGAAAGTTTGAAAAATCAATATGGCATTTATGTTAATCCTACTGGCGGCAAATTGAAAGAAAGG encodes:
- a CDS encoding aminotransferase class V-fold PLP-dependent enzyme, translating into MKLFTIGPTEMYKNTLEVKAQMVPYFRTKEFSDLMLETDSLLKKSVGTTEASKSIYLTASGSGAMEATAMNCFDQNDKLLVISGGTFGERFEDICRIHFFNYEVLKIEFGQTLTQEMLIPFEDKGFTGLLVNLHETSTGQLYDIEMLSEFCQRNQLFLVVDAITVFLCDPYNMDRYHIDATIISSQKGLCLSPGLSMVILSKRMVEKVYQSKVSSLYFDFRDYIKNMERGQTPFTPCVGILYELNDMLKKIDQESIERHLNRVRALCENFRESIKNLPISIPDYPLSNGMTPIIFEKPIAKELFESLKNQYGIYVNPTGGKLKERLVRIAHIGNLTIEDNQMLIEHLKVFL